One Saccharomyces kudriavzevii IFO 1802 strain IFO1802 genome assembly, chromosome: 7 DNA segment encodes these proteins:
- the MAD1 gene encoding coiled-coil domain-containing protein MAD1 (similar to Saccharomyces cerevisiae MAD1 (YGL086W); ancestral locus Anc_6.188), translating into MSNSGGSSPFLESPGGSRDMGSNSEQSNRQVQALQFKLNTIQNEYEIDRLQLQKQTNILEKKYKATIGELEKSLNDTKYLYENNAKLEQELQSLKETSTKSTTDKDKFIQELQITLQNNDLEMDALKQQYDSKLSKLTNQCNHFKLEADSSRSLLLKYENEVKRQSVDIKDLQHQVMEKDDDLSSLKASKMMNSHPNYSTEEFNELTEMNKMIHDQVQYTKELELANMQQANELKKLKQSQDSSTFWKLENEKLQNKLKQLHTLENQYENLQLENIDLKSKLTNWEIYNDDDDDDNGNHNNNNNNNNDGYNNNDGNKNSDCTNKAKNNLQSGPEEIIRDWKLTKKECLVLTDKNDKLRLDNNNLKLLNDEMALERNQILDLNKSYENSIVNLKRLNHELEQQKSLSFEECRLLREQLDDLYSAQSITSSETISNEKNALKANVSESVNNLLNTYKNKTEDLTSELKKLNDQLLSNSNDVETQRKKRKLTSDQIGLNYSQRLNELQLENVKISRELSKAQGTIQLLQEKLEKLTKFKEKRVRILQLRDGPFIKDQFIKKSKLRLLEKENSDLLNELKQNNPNSETIPISVYDSLNFELQQFEQEVFRSNKRFFRLKQVFNRKSLEFIDVVNSLLGFKLEFQQDGRVKIFSCFKPEKYLIADLNENTLKSNLDANIDNWDDLMNLWVEDRGQLPCFLATITLRLWEQQQAK; encoded by the coding sequence ATGAGTAATAGCGGTGGGTCTTCTCCTTTTTTAGAGAGCCCTGGTGGTTCACGTGATATGGGCAGTAATAGTGAACAAAGTAACCGTCAGGTTCAGGCGCTGCAATTTAAACTCAATACTATACAAAATGAATATGAGATCGATAGACTGCAGTTACAGAAACAGACTAATATTCtggagaagaaatataaGGCCACAATTGGTGAATTGGAGAAATCATTGAATGATACGAAGTATCTTTATGAGAACAATGCTAAATTGGAACAAGAATTGCAGAGCTTGAAAGAAACTTCAACCAAATCCACAACTGATAAAGACAAGTTTATACAGGAATTGCAAATAACTTTGCAAAACAACGATTTAGAAATGGATGCTTTAAAGCAGCAATATGATTCTAAATTATCAAAACTTACCAACCAATGTAATCATTTCAAGCTGGAAGCGGACAGTTCACGTTCTCTTCTGttaaaatatgaaaatgaagtaaaAAGGCAAAGTGTGGATATCAAAGACCTACAGCATCAAGTCATGGAAAAGGATGATGACTTGTCTTCGTTAAAAGcttcaaaaatgatgaactCCCACCCAAACTATTCTACGGAAGAGTTCAATGAGCTCACCGAGATGAATAAAATGATTCATGACCAAGTACAATATACTAAAGAACTGGAACTGGCGAACATGCAACAGGccaatgaattgaaaaaattgaaacaatCACAAGATTCCTCTACTTTTTGGAAActagaaaatgaaaaattacagAACAAACTAAAACAATTGCACACGTTGGAAAACCAATATGAAAATCTTCAAttagaaaatattgatttaAAATCGAAGTTAACTAATTGGGAAATttataatgatgatgatgatgatgataacggtaatcataataataataataataataataacgatggttacaataataatgatggtaACAAGAATAGTGATTGTACTAATAAGGCTAAAAACAACCTGCAAAGTGGCCCCGAAGAGATCATCCGCGATTGGAAGTTAACTAAAAAAGAGTGTCTAGTCTTAACagataaaaatgataaattgAGATTAGATAATAACAATTTGAAACTTCTTAATGATGAAATGGCTTTGGAGAGAAATCAAATACTAGACTTGAATAAGAGTTACGAAAACAGCATAGTAAATTTGAAGAGATTGAACCACGAGCTAGAGCAGCAGAAAAGCTTATCTTTCGAAGAATGCCGGTTACTGCGAGAACAACTGGATGATTTATATTCTGCACAAAGTATCACTTCATCAGAGACGAtcagtaatgaaaaaaatgccttAAAGGCAAATGTAAGTGAAAGCGTGAACAATTTGCTCAATACTTATAAGAATAAAACAGAAGACTTAACAAgtgaattgaaaaagttaaACGACCAATTATTGTCAAATTCCAATGATGTGGAaactcaaagaaaaaagaggaagttGACAAGTGACCAAATTGGTTTAAATTATTCACAGAGGCTCAACGAATTGCAACTTGAAAATGTAAAAATCTCTAGAGAGTTGAGCAAAGCACAAGGTACCATTCAGTTActgcaagaaaaattagaaaaacTGACTAAATTTAAGGAGAAAAGAGTTCGCATATTGCAACTGCGTGATGGACCTTTTATTAAGGATCAATTCATCAAGAAGAGTAAATTGCGTCTTTTAGAGAAGGAAAACTCTgatttattgaatgaattgaaaCAGAACAATCCCAATAGTGAAACTATACCTATTTCTGTTTATGACTCATTAAACTTCGAATTACAACAATTCGAACAAGAGGTTTTTAGATCAAATAAGAGATTTTTCAGGCTGAAGCAGGTTTTCAATAGAAAATCATTGGAGTTTATCGACGTCGTAAATTCATTATTAGGTTTTAAATTGGAATTCCAGCAAGATGGTCGtgtaaaaattttttcttgtttcaaaCCTGAAAAATATCTGATTGCTGACCTAAACGAAAATACTCTTAAATCTAACCTTGATGCCAACATAGATAATTGGGATGATCTTATGAATTTATGGGTAGAAGACAGAGGTCAACTTCCATGCTTCTTAGCAACAATAACGTTACGTCTTTGGGAACAACAACAAGcaaaataa
- the GUP1 gene encoding O-acyltransferase (similar to Saccharomyces cerevisiae GUP1 (YGL084C) and GUP2 (YPL189W); ancestral locus Anc_6.190), with protein MSLVSILAPLVTSEGLDSRIKPSLKKGASFPTKPSLWRTTEFKFYYVAFLIVVPLMFYAGLQASSPENPNYARYERLLSQGWLFGRKVDNSDSQYRFFRDNFTLLSVLMIVHTSIKRIVLYSTNITKLRFDLVFGLTFLVAAHGVNSMRILAHMLILYILAHTLKNYRKIATISIWIYGISSLFINDNFRAYPFGNICSLLSPLDQWYKGIIPRWDVFFNFTLLRVLSYNLDFLERWENFQTKKSPSYESKEAKSAIMLDERARLTVAHPMQDYSFMNYTAYVTYTPLFIAGPIITFNDYIYQSKHTLPSINFKFIFYYAVRFIVAILSMEFILHFLYVVAISKTKAWENDTPFQISMIGLFNLNIIWLKLLIPWRLFRLWALIDGIDTPENMVRCVDNNYSALAFWRAWHRSYNKWVVRYIYIPLGGSKNRILTSLAVFSFVAIWHDIQLKLLLWGWLIVIFLLPEIFATQFFSHYTDAGWYRHVCAFGAVFNIWVMMIANLFGFCLGSDGTKKLLNDMFCTVSGLKFVVLASVSLFIAVQIMFEIREEEKRHGIFLKC; from the coding sequence ATGTCATTGGTTAGCATCTTGGCTCCCCTGGTCACCTCTGAAGGCCTAGATTCAAGAATCAAACCgtcattgaaaaagggtGCTTCCTTCCCAACAAAGCCATCGCTATGGAGAACCACCGAGTTCAAGTTTTACTATGTGGCCTTTTTAATTGTGGTTCCTCTAATGTTTTATGCTGGATTGCAAGCTAGTTCACCAGAAAATCCAAATTATGCCAGGTATGAACGCCTCTTATCGCAGGGTTGGCTATTCGGTAGAAAAGTGGATAATAGCGATTCTCAATATAGGTTTTTCAGAGATAATTTTACACTATTGTCGGTTTTAATGATAGTTCATACCTCCATAAAGCGCATTGTCCTATATTCAACCAATATCACCAAATTAAGATTTGATCTAGTGTTTGGTTTAACCTTCTTAGTGGCTGCCCACGGTGTCAATTCGATGAGAATCCTAGCCCATATGCtaattttatatattctcGCCCATACACTAAAAAATTATAGAAAAATAGCCACAATTAGCATTTGGATTTATGGTATATCCAGCCTTTTTATTAACGACAACTTCAGGGCCTATCCATTCGGTAATATTTGCTCTCTTTTGAGCCCATTAGATCAATGGTATAAGGGTATTATCCCAAGATGggatgttttttttaattttacTCTTCTAAGAGTCTTAAGTTACAATTTGGACTTCTTAGAAAGATGGGAGAATTTCCAAACGAAAAAAAGCCCATCCTACGAATCAAAGGAAGCTAAATCAGCTATTATGCTCGATGAGCGTGCTAGATTAACTGTAGCCCACCCGATGCAGGACTACAGCTTTATGAACTATACAGCTTATGTTACTTATACTCCACTTTTCATCGCTGGCCCCATTATAACATTCAATGATTACATCTACCAGTCGAAACATACTTTGCCATCAATAAATTTCAAGTTCATCTTTTACTATGCCGTGAGATTTATTGTTGCTATCTTGTCCATGGAATTCAttttacattttctttatgtgGTGGCAATCTCGAAAACCAAAGCATGGGAAAATGACACGCCCTTCCAGATTTCCATGATCGGTTTATTCAACCTGAATATTATTTGGCTGAAACTTCTGATTCCATGGAGGTTATTCAGGCTATGGGCTCTTATAGACGGAATTGATACGCCTGAAAACATGGTTAGATGCGTCGATAACAATTACAGTGCATTAGCCTTTTGGAGGGCTTGGCATAGAAGCTACAATAAATGGGTTGTCCGGTATATTTATATTCCTTTAGGTGgttcaaaaaatagaatattAACCTCTTTAGCGGTCTTTTCGTTTGTAGCTATATGGCATGACATTCAATtaaaattattattgtgGGGTTGGTTAATcgttattttccttttacctgaaatttttgctacccagtttttttctcactATACTGACGCAGGCTGGTACAGACACGTTTGCGCTTTTGGCGCTGTTTTCAACATATGGGTCATGATGATCGCTAACCTTTTTGGATTCTGTTTGGGTTCCGACGGTACTAAAAAATTACTGAATGACATGTTCTGTACTGTATCTGGCTTGAAGTTTGTTGTTTTGGCTAGCGTTAGTTTGTTTATTGCTGTGCAAATAATGTTTGAAATCagagaggaagaaaaaagacatggaattttcttgaaatgtTGA
- the LCL3 gene encoding Lcl3p (similar to Saccharomyces cerevisiae LCL3 (YGL085W); ancestral locus Anc_6.189) — protein MKQGNSDSKKPTDVAVLSIILTGSTLTLIYTYKRYLTQFKRSTDIPKRIFRKKWLYGKVTSVGDGDNFHFFHMPGGISGGWGWLRSIPRMVKNDNVSKKLVSGNENISFFNLNWIMHRRSNKSQIQRTKSQLLKLNVPFKNRKNLPTIPIRLCGIDAPERAHFGNEAQPFGNEALIWLQNRILGKKIWVKPLSIDQYNRCVARVSYWDWFGGWRDLSLEMLKDGLAVVYEGKVNTEFDGREETYRHHEFMARSRKRGLWVQKKFETPGEYKKRI, from the coding sequence ATGAAGCAGGGCAATTCTGATTCAAAGAAACCTACGGATGTTGCTGTCCTCTCAATCATCCTTACGGGTTCTACCTTAACCTTAATCTACACGTATAAAAGATACTTAACTCAATTTAAAAGGTCAACCGATATTCCAAAACGCATATTCCGCAAAAAATGGCTCTATGGTAAAGTCACGTCTGTTGGTGACGGTGACAACTTTCATTTCTTCCATATGCCAGGCGGTATTAGTGGCGGATGGGGTTGGTTACGATCCATCCCACGAATGGTCAAGAATGATAATGTCTCGAAAAAGCTTGTCAGCGGTAATGAGAATATaagttttttcaatttaaaTTGGATTATGCATAGGAGATCGAATAAAAGTCAAATACAAAGAACCAAGAGTCAGCTTCTGAAGTTAAATGTGCccttcaaaaatagaaagaatCTGCCAACCATTCCCATAAGATTATGTGGAATCGATGCCCCAGAAAGAGCACATTTTGGTAATGAAGCCCAACCGTTTGGTAATGAAGCGCTGATTTGGTTACAGAACCGGATTTTGGGTAAGAAAATATGGGTGAAACCTTTATCTATAGACCAGTATAATCGCTGTGTGGCTCGAGTGTCGTACTGGGATTGGTTTGGTGGTTGGAGAGATTTGAGCTTAGAAATGCTCAAGGATGGGTTAGCGGTTGTTTACGAGGGCAAGGTAAATACAGAATTCGACGGCAGAGAAGAAACATATCGTCATCATGAATTTATGGCAAGGTCCAGAAAGAGGGGATTATGggttcaaaagaaatttgaaacGCCTGGTGAGTATAAAAAACGTATTTaa
- the SCY1 gene encoding Scy1p (similar to Saccharomyces cerevisiae SCY1 (YGL083W); ancestral locus Anc_6.191), producing MMFWSSRTGITSKYSFSSSPTFTAEPWSVYTGRLKSSSSSSPSKVSIFMFDKKQFENYLLHYSIIKSKSGSKDKMLIQEAYEILRNQANNLAKLKHPNILTLIEPLEEHSKNFMFVTEFVAGSLETVFREIDDEEQNFLQGHVKDNIVVQRGILQVVNALDFIHNRASCVHLNIQPRAIFINENSDWKISGLGHLMKIPPGTNTSEYFLPQYDPRVPSFMHLQLNYTAPEIVFESTLAYRNDYYSLGLLIYFLYSGKDLFRSENSTTEYKSEYNKFQNKISTMSWDNIFSKIPPRLRHCMPKLMNRDIYSRYDNITLILSSDFFQDPLIKTLNFLDDLPTKNNEEKYVFLEGLINLLPEFPSALLQKKFLPILLELLSQFCAEKIVNDKCVNKNLDLIIKIGSTLSQLSFQEKIYPVLLSDTNFPILLGKATICLIDNLDTLKQKVKRSDFLENILKPLFSYVLHDSESDITVISQEKLLLQISLALEVLDFPTVKQFLLPLLSGLFTKTTSLTVKNTCLACFQIMIEHKSIDSYTCSETILPLFKSMKTRDPRILSRLLKLFETVPLIISDEMILVDQVLPLMWNYSMASTLTKSQYSGYTNAINKMSSDIQKHHIAKLSDRTNDDDEDAFHKVIEPAVVKKEDPETVAAKNIEVAAMKPIRKTTLPSYKSPSSPSKNVSSSKPLDPKGVLATRGFPMRTLNPPPRTTSNQTDTKVIREAASNGRSQTKIDDEFNEFQSFSSTGSVRQSPASSNVWTNTSISPAPTSTSNNNLPPGFSISLQPNKKKEGFTENRANNSYGSLI from the coding sequence ATGATGTTCTGGTCATCAAGGACAGGTATCACATCAAAGTACTCGTTCTCATCATCACCAACTTTTACTGCTGAACCATGGAGTGTTTACACCGGCCGTCTCAAAtcgtcgtcttcatcttcgccTTCTAAAGTATCGATATTCATGTTCGACAAGAAGCAGTTCGAGAATTATTTGTTGCATTACAGCATCATTAAATCTAAATCTGGATCTAAAGATAAGATGCTAATTCAAGAAGCTTATGAAATATTGAGAAATCAGGCCAATAATTTGGCTAAGCTCAAACACCCAAATATCCTGACGCTAATTGAACCGTTAGAAGAACATAGTAAGAATTTTATGTTTGTCACCGAGTTCGTCGCCGGTTCACTGGAGACGGTATTCAGAGAAATTGACGATGAAGAGCAGAATTTCTTACAAGGCCATGTCAAGGATAACATTGTGGTTCAAAGGGGTATACTGCAAGTAGTAAATGCCCTTGATTTCATTCATAACCGCGCAAGCTGCGTGCACTTGAATATCCAACCTAGAGCAATTtttataaatgaaaattcaGACTGGAAAATTTCTGGTTTGGGCCACCTAATGAAAATACCACCGGGCACAAACACCTCTGAGTATTTCCTACCACAATATGACCCGAGAGTTCCTTCATTTATGCATTTGCAGTTGAATTATACTGCCCCAGAAATTGTATTTGAAAGCACCTTAGCCTACAGAAATGATTATTATTCGTTGGGCCTGTTAATATATTTCCTGTACAGTGGTAAAGACTTATTTCGAAGCGAAAATTCTACCACCGAATATAAATCGGAATACAACAAATTCCAAAACAAAATTAGTACCATGTCATGGGATAATATATTCAGTAAGATCCCACCGAGGCTGAGACATTGTATGCCAAAGCTGATGAATAGAGATATTTATTCCAGGTACGATAACATAACGCTAATTTTATCCTCTGACTTTTTTCAGGACCCATTAATCAAGACTCTGAATTTTCTAGACGATTTGCCAACGaagaataatgaagaaaaatacgtATTCTTGGAGGGTCTGATAAATTTGCTACCGGAATTCCCGTCGGCATTattacaaaagaaatttcttccCATACTATTAGAGTTATTAAGCCAGTTTTGTGCAGAAAAGATAGTAAATGATAAATGCGTCAACAAAAACCTAGATTTGATAATCAAGATAGGGTCCACTTTGTCTCAGCTGTCTTTCcaagagaaaatatatcCGGTTTTATTAAGTGATACGAACTTCCCGATCTTGCTAGGAAAGGCCACTATTTGCCTGATTGATAATTTAGATACGTTGAAGCAAAAAGTTAAACGTTCCgatttcttggaaaacatACTAAAGCCGTTATTTAGTTATGTCTTACATGATTCAGAAAGTGATATTACCGTGATATCTCAAGAGAAACTTTTATTACAAATTTCATTAGCTTTAGAAGTGCTTGATTTTCCTACAGTGAAACAATTCTTGTTACCATTACTCTCTGGACTGTTTACCAAGACCACAAGTTTAACGGTGAAAAACACATGTCTGGCATGTTTCCAAATCATGATAGAGCACAAATCCATTGATTCTTATACATGTTCAGAAACTATTTTACCTTTGTTCAAATCAATGAAGACAAGAGATCCAAGAATTCTATCCAGGTTACTAAAGCTTTTTGAAACCGTTCCGCTGATCATCAGTGATGAGATGATCCTCGTTGACCAAGTATTACCTTTGATGTGGAATTACTCCATGGCTTCTACGCTAACAAAGTCGCAGTATTCCGGATATACAAATGCCATAAATAAAATGTCGTCCGATATTCAGAAGCATCATATTGCCAAATTAAGTGATAGAACcaatgatgacgacgaagaTGCCTTCCACAAAGTTATTGAACCAGCAGTTGTTAAGAAAGAGGACCCGGAGACAGTTGCAGCTAAGAACATTGAAGTAGCGGCCATGAAACCGATTAGAAAAACAACTCTGCCCTCATATAAAAGTCCATCCTCGCCATCCAAGAACGTTTCAAGTTCCAAACCTTTGGATCCTAAAGGTGTCTTGGCCACTAGGGGCTTTCCAATGAGAACATTAAACCCTCCGCCACGGACTACATCAAATCAGACTGATACTAAGGTCATAAGAGAAGCTGCCTCCAATGGACGGTCCCAAACTAAAATTGACGATGAGTTCAATGAATTTCAATCCTTCTCAAGCACAGGAAGTGTGCGTCAAAGTCCCGCATCATCCAACGTCTGGACGAACACAAGTATCAGTCCCGCTCCCACATCTACAAGCAATAATAATCTGCCACCGGggttttcaatttcattgcaaccaaacaagaaaaaggaaggcTTTACTGAAAACCGCGCTAATAACTCCTACGGATCTTTGATATAG
- the SKDI07G1760 gene encoding uncharacterized protein (similar to Saccharomyces cerevisiae YGL081W; ancestral locus Anc_6.196): MGDIRTFVFAVEDTETTQGLRKIIGRSSQDQKTLCGPNNLYFDEPELSKKHAVLCIKTPRPKIQSIPCLEQLRICIRDLSGKGGTVNLASDGPDDEIDLKSGDTFGLLAITNRSLHDDHTLAAKLIFRIELEYFDEEKELVKCTIMNVTFQNSGVALSSPVNSCRLADDYDSSWYGLSEASIHAGPAEEGYETKTIMTRGGRFSILSLKKKGSKLYQKTNGMSGRKLLETNSFREEIYACADTDTTGEEEEEEEEQLLEVEGEEGEEEEDIELEIIGVKRTKGRRKTEKTPASFSRNKRITTPPQQSNSIWILLIIILLVDRLLSY; the protein is encoded by the coding sequence ATGGGAGATATAAgaacttttgtttttgcaGTAGAGGATACAGAAACGACACAAGGTCTGCGTAAAATAATTGGTCGGTCAAGTCAGGATCAGAAGACACTGTGTGGGCCAAAtaatctttattttgatgAACCAGAATTAAGCAAGAAACATGCCGTACTGTGTATCAAGACACCAAGACCAAAAATCCAGAGCATTCCTTGCTTAGAACAACTTCGAATATGTATTCGAGACTTGAGTGGCAAGGGCGGTACAGTAAATCTAGCATCCGATGGACCAGATGATGAgattgatttgaaaagtgGCGACACTTTTGGCCTGCTTGCAATCACCAATCGCTCTTTACATGATGACCATACTTTAGCCGCCAAGTTAATTTTTCGAATTGAacttgaatattttgatgaagaaaaggaacttGTCAAATGTACGATTATGAATGTGACCTTTCAGAACAGTGGTGTAGCGTTATCTTCTCCTGTTAACTCATGTAGGTTAGCAGACGACTACGACTCAAGTTGGTATGGGTTATCTGAGGCTAGTATACACGCGGGACCTGCAGAGGAGGGTTATGAGACTAAGACCATTATGACTCGAGGAGGTAGATTTTCCATTCTTTCActtaagaaaaaaggcAGCAAGTTATACCAGAAGACTAATGGTATGAGTGGAAGGAAGCTTCTTGAAACAAATTCCTTCAGAGAAGAAATCTATGCATGCGCTGACACAGATACCACAGgggaggaagaagaagaagaggaagagcaATTATTAGAAGTAGAAGGAGAggaaggagaagaagaagaagacataGAGCTCGAAATAATCGGGGTAAAAAGGACAAAAGGTAGACGCAAGACGGAAAAAACGCCTGCTTCTTTCTCGAGAAACAAGAGAATTACCACCCCACCTCAACAATCCAACAGCATATGGATATTACTAATAATAATTTTGCTTGTTGATCGCTTACTATCATATTAG
- the MMS2 gene encoding E2 ubiquitin-conjugating protein MMS2 (similar to Saccharomyces cerevisiae MMS2 (YGL087C); ancestral locus Anc_6.187), translating into MSKVPRNFRLLEELEKGEKGFGPESCSYGLADSGDITMTKWNGTILGPPHSNHENRIYSLSIECGPNYPDSPPNVTFISKINLPCVSQTTGEVQTNFHTLRDWKRAYTMETLLLDLRKEMATPANKKLRQPKENETF; encoded by the exons ATGTCAAAAGT accaagaaattttagGTTGTTAGAAGAACTGGAAAAGGGTGAAAAAGGGTTTGGCCCAGAATCCTGTAGTTATGGTTTGGCTGATAGCGGCGATATCACCATGACTAAATGGAACGGTACTATCTTGGGCCCCCCTCATAGCAATCACGAAAACAGAATATACTCTCTTTCCATAGAGTGTGGCCCAAACTATCCGGATTCCCCGCCTAATGTTACATTTATCTCCAAGATAAACCTACCATGTGTGAGTCAAACTACGGGTGAGGTCCAAACAAATTTTCACACATTGCGTGATTGGAAAAGGGCCTACACCATGGAAACTTTATTACTAGATctcagaaaagaaatggcAACTCCAGCTAATAAGAAATTGCGTCAaccaaaggaaaatgaaacctTTTAA
- the MF(ALPHA)2 gene encoding Mf(Alpha)2p (similar to Saccharomyces cerevisiae MF(ALPHA)2 (YGL089C) and MF(ALPHA)1 (YPL187W); ancestral locus Anc_6.185): MKASSMVSMTILAATSVFASSNDDIVQVPAEAVIGYLDLGRDHDIAALPFSNSTTSGLLFVNTTIVNVAEKKRNATLTKRDAVAGAWHWLQLRPGQPMYKRDADADAWHWLQLKPGQPMY, encoded by the coding sequence atgaaagcCTCTTCTATGGTTTCCATGACCATTCTAGCCGCGACTTCTGTCTTTGCTAGTTCTAACGACGATATTGTCCAGGTTCCAGCTGAGGCTGTTATAGGATACTTGGATCTCGGACGTGATCATGACATCGCTGCTCTACCATTTAGCAATAGTACTACCAGTGGCTTATTATTCGTCAATACTACCATCGTGAATGtggctgaaaaaaaacgaaaCGCTACCTTGACAAAAAGAGATGCAGTCGCTGGCGCCTGGCACTGGTTGCAATTGAGACCTGGTCAGCCAATGTACAAGAGGGATGCTGACGCTGACGCTTGGCACTGGTTGCAACTAAAGCCAGGTCAACCAATGTACTAA
- the MIY3 gene encoding Miy3p (similar to Saccharomyces cerevisiae YGL082W and YPL191C; ancestral locus Anc_6.195), with the protein MDVSFLTKTVQINGNQFKILLQNGQGECALIALANVLLISPVHARYAQELSSLVQKKETVTLNELVQTLADMGAQNANGMSVDRQQLIQILPQLYSGLNINPEFNGSFEDGMEMSIFRLYNVGIVHGWIIDGDNDPSAYEHVSKYSYMGAQKVLVQSYEIQKNKAQFGNAEQIQSDATYLKSFLARSATQLTDYGLSHLREILVERSYAVLFRNDHFCTLYKNNGELFTLVTDTTYRNRKDITWQSLKSVNGSQDSYYTGNFIPTSLERTDTTATGQNESYISNPFSDQNAGRVASNQVNSGASGVQQIEDDEELARRLQEQEDLRAANNMQNGYANNSRNHPRERFERPDKHSKKNKFLSFNESNDGKNRKRDKLKKSCTIM; encoded by the coding sequence ATGGACGTTTCATTTCTAACCAAGACCGTTCAAATAAATGGCAACCAGTTCAAAATATTACTTCAGAATGGACAAGGTGAATGTGCGTTAATTGCACTAGCCAACGTATTATTGATCTCACCTGTCCATGCTCGTTATGCTCAGGAACTTTCCAGCTTGGtacaaaaaaaggaaactgtTACATTGAATGAGCTTGTGCAAACACTAGCCGACATGGGTGCTCAAAACGCCAATGGTATGAGCGTCGACAGACAACAGTTAATCCAGATTCTACCACAGCTGTACAGTGGTTTAAACATCAACCCGGAATTCAATGGGTCTTTCGAAGACGGAATGGAAATGTCAATTTTCAGGCTCTACAACGTCGGTATCGTCCACGGTTGGATAATAGATGGGGACAATGATCCAAGCGCCTATGAACACGTTTCCAAATATTCGTATATGGGCGCTCAAAAGGTTTTAGTGCAGTCATATgagattcaaaaaaataaggcTCAATTTGGAAACGCTGAGCAAATCCAGTCCGATGCAACCTACTTGAAGTCTTTTTTGGCAAGATCTGCCACTCAGTTGACTGATTATGGGTTAAGCCATCTAAGAGAAATTTTAGTAGAAAGGTCTTATGCTGTTCTATTCAGAAATGATCATTTTTGCACACTATATAAGAACAACGGCGAACTATTTACTTTGGTTACAGATACCACTTACAGAAACCGCAAAGACATAACCTGGCAATCGCTCAAATCTGTGAATGGATCCCAAGATTCTTATTACACCGGGAACTTCATTCCCACAAGTCTGGAAAGAACCGACACTACGGCTACCGGACAAAATGAGTCTTACATCTCTAACCCTTTCAGTGATCAGAACGCAGGAAGGGTAGCCAGTAATCAAGTTAACAGTGGGGCAAGCGGGGTGcaacaaattgaagatgatgaggagCTAGCTAGAAGGttacaagaacaagaagatttaCGTGCGGCAAATAACATGCAAAATGGTTATGCAAATAATAGTAGGAATCATCCACGAGAGAGGTTCGAAAGGCCTGACAAAcactcaaaaaaaaataagtttctttccttcaatgAAAGTAATGACGGTAAAAATAGGAAAAGAGataagttgaaaaaaagctgTACAATTATGTGA